Proteins co-encoded in one Flavobacterium fluviale genomic window:
- the gldI gene encoding gliding motility-associated peptidyl-prolyl isomerase GldI: MNYLKLSIYSLLFAALLISCKHHEEARRPISSASGTFMKKSADRNKKLVANEEDVIKKIIKSNPKVKYYATPKGYWFNYEEKNTTETASPRKGDIAYFNLEVKDIKGSVIYSESDLGPQTYYVDKQDIMMGLRDGIKRMHKNETVTFLFPSHMAYGYHGDNKKIGPNESLIVTVTLRNFVPDPSAQTAAPAAQTPTTASPKPAAPKPAAPVKKDTLTP; encoded by the coding sequence ATGAATTACCTAAAACTTAGTATTTACAGTTTGCTTTTTGCTGCCTTATTAATCAGCTGTAAGCATCATGAAGAAGCCAGAAGACCTATTTCCAGCGCTTCGGGAACATTCATGAAAAAATCTGCTGACCGAAACAAAAAATTAGTGGCAAATGAAGAAGATGTCATTAAAAAAATAATCAAAAGCAATCCAAAAGTTAAATATTATGCCACTCCAAAAGGCTATTGGTTTAATTATGAGGAGAAAAACACAACCGAAACAGCATCTCCAAGAAAAGGCGATATTGCTTACTTTAATTTAGAAGTAAAAGATATTAAGGGCAGTGTAATTTATTCGGAATCAGATCTTGGTCCGCAGACTTATTATGTAGACAAACAAGACATTATGATGGGATTACGCGACGGAATCAAAAGAATGCATAAAAACGAAACCGTGACTTTCTTATTTCCATCGCATATGGCATATGGATATCATGGAGATAACAAAAAAATTGGGCCAAACGAATCGTTAATTGTTACCGTTACACTTAGAAATTTTGTTCCAGATCCAAGTGCTCAAACTGCAGCTCCTGCAGCCCAAACGCCAACAACAGCAAGCCCAAAACCTGCAGCGCCAAAACCTGCCGCACCTGTAAAAAAAGATACATTAACTCCATAA
- a CDS encoding DnaJ C-terminal domain-containing protein — MDYIDYYKVLDVTKSATEAEIKKAYRKLARKYHPDLNPNDKEAEKKFKEINEANEVLSNPENRKKYDKYGKDWKHADEFEKAGYDPNQQQSRRQSGSQYSDSDFSGFGGGDFSGSDFSDFFNSMYGGGRSRSQSKYRGQDFNAELELDLKSAYTTHKQSLTVNGKNIRITIPAGVENGQIIKIPNHGGPGVNGGPNGDLFITFSIANNSEFKREGNNLYAEAPLDLYTAILGGETYINTFDGKVKIKVPAETQPGTKVKLKGKGFPVYRKENQFGDLYITYTIKVPTKLSDKEKELFEELAKLRSHEK; from the coding sequence ATGGATTATATCGATTATTACAAAGTATTAGACGTTACAAAATCTGCGACCGAAGCAGAGATCAAAAAAGCATATAGAAAACTGGCCAGAAAATACCATCCTGATTTAAATCCGAATGATAAAGAAGCCGAAAAAAAGTTTAAGGAAATTAATGAAGCCAATGAAGTTTTAAGCAATCCTGAGAACCGAAAAAAATACGACAAATACGGTAAAGACTGGAAACATGCTGATGAATTTGAAAAAGCAGGTTACGATCCTAATCAGCAGCAAAGCAGACGACAAAGCGGTTCTCAATATTCTGATAGTGATTTCTCAGGTTTTGGAGGTGGCGATTTCTCTGGAAGTGATTTTTCAGATTTTTTCAATTCGATGTATGGCGGAGGCAGAAGCAGATCGCAGTCTAAATATAGAGGTCAGGATTTTAATGCCGAGTTAGAATTAGATCTCAAATCGGCTTACACCACACACAAACAAAGTTTAACGGTAAACGGCAAAAATATTAGAATTACAATTCCCGCAGGAGTTGAAAATGGTCAGATTATAAAAATTCCAAATCATGGCGGACCTGGTGTAAACGGCGGTCCAAATGGTGATTTATTTATTACTTTTTCTATTGCCAACAATTCCGAATTTAAAAGAGAAGGCAACAATTTGTATGCCGAGGCACCGCTTGATTTATATACTGCGATTCTAGGAGGTGAAACCTACATCAATACTTTTGACGGAAAGGTAAAAATCAAAGTTCCTGCAGAAACACAGCCGGGAACCAAAGTAAAACTGAAAGGAAAAGGTTTTCCTGTTTACAGAAAAGAGAATCAATTTGGTGATTTGTACATTACTTATACCATAAAAGTTCCAACAAAATTGTCGGATAAAGAGAAAGAATTATTTGAAGAATTAGCAAAACTAAGAAGCCATGAAAAATAA
- a CDS encoding DHH family phosphoesterase, translated as MKIQDIQAIQLLLAAPKKIVIIPHRGPDGDAMGSTLALYHFLIKNNHQATVIAPNDFPNFLAWLPGSETVKIFEKDTENCTKILEEAEIVFTLDFNAFHRTGEMEHTLAKLNAVFIMIDHHQKPDDYATYTYSDPSYGSTCEMVYNFITFLNKKEDIDKNIATCIYTGILTDSGSFRFPGTTGNTHRIIAELIDLGVENTQIPVLLFDNSSFSRLQLLGRALQNMKIFEEHKTSYMTLTQEELDSFNYVKGDTEGIVNYGLSIKDIFFTAIFIENKDEGIIKISFRSQGGFDVNQFARDHFNGGGHSNAAGGRSEVSMEETVKKFEDLVKKLTL; from the coding sequence ATGAAAATACAAGACATTCAAGCGATTCAATTATTACTCGCTGCCCCAAAGAAAATTGTCATCATTCCACATAGAGGACCGGATGGCGATGCAATGGGCTCTACATTAGCATTATATCATTTTTTAATTAAAAATAATCATCAGGCAACAGTAATTGCTCCAAATGATTTTCCTAATTTTCTAGCTTGGCTTCCAGGATCAGAAACTGTAAAAATTTTCGAAAAAGACACCGAAAACTGCACCAAGATTTTAGAAGAAGCAGAAATCGTTTTTACGCTTGATTTTAATGCTTTTCATCGCACAGGCGAAATGGAGCATACTTTGGCAAAGCTCAATGCTGTTTTCATAATGATCGATCATCATCAAAAACCTGATGATTATGCCACATATACTTATTCTGACCCTTCATATGGTTCTACCTGCGAAATGGTTTACAACTTTATCACTTTCTTAAACAAAAAAGAAGATATTGACAAAAACATCGCAACTTGTATTTACACAGGAATTTTAACTGATTCAGGTTCATTTCGTTTTCCGGGAACAACAGGAAATACGCATAGAATTATCGCTGAATTAATTGATCTGGGAGTAGAAAACACACAGATTCCAGTGTTATTATTTGACAACAGCTCGTTCAGCAGATTACAGTTACTAGGCAGAGCTTTACAGAATATGAAAATATTCGAAGAGCATAAAACTTCTTATATGACGTTAACACAAGAAGAACTAGATTCTTTTAACTATGTTAAAGGTGATACAGAAGGAATTGTTAATTATGGCCTAAGCATAAAAGATATCTTTTTTACTGCTATTTTTATTGAAAATAAAGACGAGGGAATTATTAAGATTTCATTCCGTTCGCAGGGAGGTTTTGATGTAAACCAATTTGCAAGAGACCATTTTAACGGAGGCGGACATAGTAATGCCGCCGGCGGAAGATCTGAAGTTTCGATGGAAGAAACTGTAAAGAAATTTGAAGATTTAGTAAAAAAACTAACATTATAA
- a CDS encoding voltage-gated chloride channel family protein has product MTLNLKETLLSIPKWIIICSLIGIFSGSASALFLVSLEWVTQFRMQHDWIIWLLPFGGFLVGLSYYYWGESVVKGNNLLLEEYENPKKVIPFRMAPLVLLGTLITHLFGGSAGREGTAVQMGGAIADQFTKIFKLHNSERKILIILGISAGFASVFGTPLAGAIFALEVLYFSKINLKSTVLSFLVAYAAYFTVEFWEIKHTHYSIPIIPELSFNNIIFTIIVGILSGFAALLFARSTHFWGSLFSKNIKYPPLRPVIGGVVLAVAFAGFGLTKFSGLGVPVIVDSFSNANQWYDFLLKILFTGFTLGAGFKGGEVTPLFFVGATLGSALSLIIPMPIALLAGIGFVAVFSGATHTPIACTIMGMELFGIAPGIFIAIACTIAYFSSGSIGIYKSQIVKGAKYRLYQRLNSNF; this is encoded by the coding sequence ATGACTTTAAACCTAAAAGAAACACTATTATCTATTCCAAAATGGATTATAATCTGCAGTTTAATAGGTATATTTTCAGGATCTGCATCGGCCTTATTTTTGGTTTCTTTAGAATGGGTAACACAATTTAGAATGCAGCATGATTGGATTATCTGGCTTTTGCCTTTCGGCGGATTTCTAGTTGGATTGAGTTATTATTACTGGGGAGAATCTGTAGTTAAAGGAAATAATTTACTGCTGGAGGAGTACGAAAATCCTAAGAAAGTTATTCCTTTTAGAATGGCGCCTTTGGTTCTTTTAGGAACATTAATTACCCATTTATTTGGAGGTTCTGCCGGTCGAGAAGGAACGGCAGTACAAATGGGAGGTGCAATTGCTGATCAATTCACCAAAATTTTTAAATTACATAATTCCGAACGCAAAATCCTTATCATTCTTGGAATCAGTGCTGGTTTTGCTTCTGTTTTCGGAACGCCTTTGGCAGGTGCCATTTTTGCTTTAGAAGTCTTATATTTTAGCAAAATTAATCTTAAAAGCACTGTACTTTCTTTTTTAGTCGCTTATGCAGCCTATTTTACAGTAGAATTTTGGGAAATAAAACATACTCACTACAGCATTCCTATTATTCCAGAACTTAGTTTCAACAACATTATTTTCACCATAATTGTTGGAATTCTTTCTGGATTTGCTGCTTTATTATTCGCAAGAAGTACTCATTTTTGGGGTTCTCTTTTTTCCAAAAACATTAAATATCCGCCGCTTCGTCCCGTTATTGGCGGTGTAGTTTTAGCGGTTGCTTTTGCAGGTTTTGGACTTACCAAATTTTCAGGATTGGGAGTTCCTGTAATTGTAGACTCGTTTTCAAATGCGAACCAGTGGTATGATTTTCTACTTAAAATTCTTTTCACAGGATTTACTTTAGGCGCCGGATTTAAAGGCGGAGAAGTAACTCCTCTATTCTTTGTTGGTGCAACTTTAGGAAGCGCATTATCATTGATAATTCCGATGCCAATTGCTCTTTTAGCCGGAATCGGATTTGTTGCTGTTTTCTCTGGCGCAACCCACACTCCTATCGCCTGCACTATTATGGGCATGGAATTATTCGGAATTGCTCCTGGAATATTCATTGCAATAGCCTGCACAATTGCCTATTTTTCTTCGGGTTCTATCGGAATTTATAAATCTCAGATTGTTAAAGGAGCTAAATATAGATTATATCAAAGGTTAAATTCCAATTTTTAA
- a CDS encoding peptidylprolyl isomerase, whose translation MKKIILLLLIAISSFYSCKDDHSNLPDGLYADIETNKGHIIVELDYKKAPITVANFVTLAEGKNEFVTHENLKKKPFFDGLKFHRVIESFMIQTGDPLGTGSGDTGYKFKDEFSDLKFDKAGVLAMANNGPGTNSSQFFITHVETPWLDNKHTIFGHVVDAKNQEVVNKVVQGDNIIAVTIIRNGEAAKKFDAVKVFHDYFSEIAKEQSKSAGVQKEKAAYYASVKPKVTKTTSGLEYFITEKGTGKKPAAGTQVFIAYAGFLEDGTLFDTSIEDVAKQFGKFDAARAAAKAYQPIPFKAGSKDGMIPGFIEGLEQLSFGDKAILFIPSHLAYGETGAGGVIPPNANIIFEVQLLEKQ comes from the coding sequence ATGAAAAAGATTATTTTATTATTATTAATAGCCATTAGCTCATTTTATTCTTGTAAAGACGATCACAGTAACTTGCCAGATGGTCTATATGCCGACATCGAAACAAACAAAGGACACATCATTGTAGAACTTGATTACAAAAAAGCACCAATTACGGTTGCTAACTTTGTAACGCTGGCAGAAGGAAAAAATGAATTTGTAACGCATGAAAATCTAAAAAAGAAACCTTTTTTTGATGGTTTGAAATTCCATAGAGTTATAGAAAGCTTCATGATTCAAACTGGGGACCCTTTAGGAACTGGTTCTGGAGATACGGGATATAAATTTAAAGACGAATTCTCAGATTTAAAATTTGACAAAGCTGGTGTTTTAGCAATGGCGAATAACGGACCTGGAACAAACAGCAGCCAGTTCTTTATTACTCATGTAGAAACTCCTTGGTTAGATAATAAACACACTATTTTTGGTCATGTTGTTGATGCAAAAAATCAAGAAGTAGTAAACAAAGTAGTTCAAGGTGATAATATTATTGCTGTAACTATTATTAGAAATGGTGAAGCTGCTAAAAAGTTTGACGCTGTAAAAGTATTTCATGACTATTTTTCTGAAATCGCTAAAGAACAAAGCAAATCTGCAGGAGTTCAAAAAGAAAAAGCAGCTTATTATGCTTCTGTAAAACCAAAAGTTACTAAAACAACAAGCGGTTTAGAATATTTTATTACTGAAAAAGGAACTGGTAAAAAACCTGCAGCAGGAACTCAAGTATTTATTGCTTACGCTGGTTTTCTTGAAGACGGAACTTTATTTGACACCAGCATAGAAGATGTTGCAAAACAATTCGGAAAATTTGATGCTGCAAGAGCTGCTGCAAAAGCTTATCAGCCAATTCCATTTAAAGCCGGAAGCAAAGACGGTATGATTCCTGGTTTCATCGAAGGACTTGAGCAGCTTTCTTTTGGCGATAAAGCTATTCTTTTTATTCCATCTCATTTAGCATACGGAGAAACTGGTGCAGGAGGTGTAATTCCACCAAATGCGAATATTATTTTCGAAGTTCAATTATTAGAGAAACAATAA
- a CDS encoding MFS transporter: MDINTNKSYTKYYVIAWVFGLIFYFLDYVIRSAPAVMFPELSQSFSVNEIRLVEIVGTYYYTYSTCSLIAGIALDRFGAKYSLFAGALILGIGCLLFMISSQFSGVVGRLFQGAGCAFAFPGCVYLASKGFSAKSLATAIGFTQCLGMLGGSAGQFVVGPLIEEGMNINTFWLSIGIFTIIVAFGLWFITPSNITDKNIESTEKKQSLLNPYKIVFSNPQSWFCGIISGLLFAPTTIFAMTWAVDFFQKDRAFDFHTATISSAMVAFGWVFGCPLIGYITDKINKRKPVLVFGAVFMIVALTQLLYFPNMFPAKYSMFLLGVASGAAMIPYSIIKEANPDNVKGSATGAINFITFGVTTLLSPLFSHLFGRTLNGTLDKTNHFQQAGLFWIIGIAIAILVSFLLKETGSGKKPDAETVIL, from the coding sequence ATGGATATAAATACTAATAAATCATACACCAAATACTATGTTATTGCATGGGTATTTGGTTTGATTTTCTATTTTTTAGATTATGTAATACGTTCTGCTCCAGCAGTAATGTTTCCAGAACTTTCGCAGAGTTTTTCTGTGAATGAAATTAGACTAGTAGAAATTGTCGGCACTTATTATTACACCTATTCCACCTGCAGTTTAATTGCTGGAATTGCTCTGGACCGATTTGGAGCTAAATATTCACTTTTTGCAGGAGCACTTATTTTAGGAATTGGCTGTTTATTATTTATGATTTCGAGTCAGTTTAGCGGTGTTGTTGGCCGATTGTTTCAAGGTGCGGGATGCGCTTTTGCTTTTCCGGGCTGTGTGTATTTAGCCAGTAAAGGATTTTCGGCAAAATCTCTTGCAACTGCAATTGGATTTACACAATGCCTCGGAATGCTTGGTGGTTCTGCGGGACAATTTGTTGTTGGGCCGTTGATTGAAGAAGGAATGAATATCAATACGTTTTGGCTCTCGATTGGAATTTTCACAATCATTGTGGCTTTCGGACTTTGGTTTATAACTCCTTCCAATATCACAGATAAAAATATAGAAAGTACAGAAAAGAAACAAAGTCTGCTAAATCCTTATAAGATCGTTTTTAGCAATCCGCAGTCTTGGTTTTGCGGTATAATATCGGGATTGCTATTTGCGCCGACAACTATATTTGCGATGACTTGGGCAGTGGATTTTTTTCAAAAAGACCGCGCTTTCGACTTTCATACGGCAACAATATCCAGTGCCATGGTAGCTTTTGGCTGGGTTTTCGGATGTCCGTTAATAGGATATATTACAGACAAAATAAATAAACGAAAACCCGTCTTGGTATTTGGTGCTGTCTTTATGATTGTAGCTTTAACTCAATTATTATATTTCCCAAATATGTTTCCAGCAAAATACAGTATGTTTTTATTAGGAGTTGCTTCTGGCGCTGCTATGATTCCGTATTCTATAATTAAAGAAGCCAATCCAGACAATGTAAAAGGAAGTGCTACAGGAGCCATCAATTTTATAACTTTTGGAGTAACAACACTTCTAAGTCCACTATTCAGTCACTTATTCGGCAGAACTCTTAACGGAACTCTGGATAAAACAAATCACTTTCAGCAGGCAGGACTATTTTGGATTATCGGAATTGCAATAGCAATTTTAGTAAGTTTTCTATTGAAAGAAACTGGCAGTGGAAAAAAACCAGATGCGGAAACAGTTATTTTATAA
- a CDS encoding chaperone modulator CbpM, which translates to MKNKNLIQIKQFCLYHEIENTFITELNNYGLIQIIIEENDEYLEPEQLPTVEKMIRMHYDLKINLEGIDAIAHLLNKIENLQQSLNTAQNKLRLYEERHID; encoded by the coding sequence ATGAAAAATAAAAATTTAATCCAAATAAAGCAGTTTTGTTTGTACCATGAAATTGAAAATACCTTTATAACAGAACTTAACAACTACGGTTTAATTCAAATTATAATTGAAGAAAACGATGAATATCTGGAGCCAGAGCAGCTGCCAACAGTCGAAAAAATGATTCGCATGCATTACGACCTCAAAATTAATCTTGAAGGAATAGATGCTATTGCGCACTTATTAAACAAAATAGAAAACTTACAGCAGAGTTTAAATACAGCACAAAATAAACTTCGTCTTTACGAGGAAAGACATATCGACTAA
- a CDS encoding RidA family protein, translated as MKRENILTGSPWEDKMGYCRAVRIGNIIEVSGTVAIVDGDKVKADDAYAQTYNILERVEKVLEDLNVSMKDVIRTRIFTTDVSTFEEVARAHSAFFRDVKPTTGFYGISQLVAPEYLVEIEFTAVVQ; from the coding sequence ATGAAAAGAGAAAACATCTTAACTGGATCTCCGTGGGAAGACAAAATGGGATATTGCCGCGCAGTAAGAATTGGTAATATTATTGAAGTTTCTGGAACCGTGGCAATTGTTGATGGTGATAAGGTAAAAGCAGATGATGCTTATGCTCAAACGTATAATATATTAGAGCGAGTTGAAAAAGTTTTAGAAGATCTAAATGTCAGCATGAAAGATGTCATTAGAACAAGAATTTTCACAACCGACGTTTCAACTTTTGAAGAAGTAGCCAGAGCGCATTCTGCTTTCTTTAGAGATGTAAAACCAACAACCGGATTTTACGGAATCAGCCAATTAGTTGCACCGGAATATTTGGTGGAAATAGAATTCACTGCTGTTGTGCAGTAA